The DNA window TCTCCAGGAGATTTAGGAGAAAATGGATTAGTACGTTTAATTTTATCGCCTTCGATAACATACAATTTATGTAAACTACGACTTTTTTTCTTCGCTGGTCCTTTTGCTGCAGCTTTAGCTGGAGCTTTTCCACCTTTATTAGGAGCTGCCATGTTTATTCACCTTTTGCTTCTGCGGATTTTTTCTTAAGTTCTTCTTCTTTTTTACGCAGATGTGTTGTCATCATTTCATACTTTTTCTTCGTTTCAGCATTAGCATAAACGACAGCTTGAAAATGAGCTTTTTGAAAACTAAAATCATTATGAATTGTTTTGATAACAAGTAATGATTGATCAACGTGAAGTTGTTTAACAAGAGCAGCAGCAATATCTTTATTGCTAGGAGTTGCACCTGAAAATGTAACACTACCAGTTATATCAGTTCTTTTAATTAATGGATTTTCTGTTTTATGTTCGACTGTAATTTGCATAGTTCCACCTATTGTACTTTTATTGCGTATTCTCCGCTTTGAGTATGATTCACTTTCTTAGCAATCTCAGATTGAGCTGCATCAGTAATATAAAGACGACCTTTCCAAGTATCGATAAAGCTCGTTGTTTTACAATTAGGACATTCAGTGCCCTCAACAAATACTTTGCAACTGCGACATACTTTTCGTTTTGCCATGATATTCTCCTATTCTTTCTCCTTTTTCTTTGGTGCAGCTTCTTTTGCAACAACTGGAGTTTCATCCAGCCATTCAACACGACCAAGTCCTTCTTGACGCATCGTAAGACCAATTTTAGGATTATGAAGATCTTTGTAGCTTACAGCTATGATACGAGCTCGGCAACGATCACCAACTTTGATAGATCGACCACTTTTCTTCCCTTGCAAGACTTTTTCTTTGCTAAAAGAAACGAAATCATCCATGCTTTGAGAAATATGTACCATTCCTTCAACGCCACCAATGTCCATGAACGCGCCAAAGTCAGTAATGTCGCGAATTTTTCCATAAACTAGCTCGTTTACTTCAGGTTTGAATGTAAGAAGTTCAAATTCACTCTCATAATATCCTGCCCCATCACCAGGAACAATAACACCTTCTTTAATAGTACCCACATCAACAACAGCAACAGCAAATCCAAAATCTTTTGAGATATAATTCTCATAACTAGACCGGATATTGTCTAACACTGCCTTCTTTTTAGAGAGGTTAAACATATGTGGTGGAACGCGAATGTGATCTCGAACTTTGACTTTGTAGAACATGGGAAGAGTATCCTCCGTGGATTTAAGACTAGATTTTGAGTAGGTGTTTATAAAGGTTTCCCTTTACTTGGCTTTGTTGAAAATATAATCTCATTCTTACTTAGATTGATCGTACGTTGCATACGCAACAGCTCTTCCCACCATAGTCAACGGATTGATCAGAATTCTGGGATCACATCTTTGAGTAGCTTTATCACAATAATGCTGCTGCCAGTTAGAATAGAGAGCATCTTCACTTTCTCTACGATTCATTCCCGCTTCAAGATTTTCAGAT is part of the Candidatus Woesearchaeota archaeon genome and encodes:
- a CDS encoding 30S ribosomal protein S27ae, whose protein sequence is MAAPNKGGKAPAKAAAKGPAKKKSRSLHKLYVIEGDKIKRTNPFSPKSPGDFLASHKDRLVCGKTGYTEMKRK
- a CDS encoding DNA-directed RNA polymerase subunit E'' produces the protein MAKRKVCRSCKVFVEGTECPNCKTTSFIDTWKGRLYITDAAQSEIAKKVNHTQSGEYAIKVQ
- a CDS encoding DNA-directed RNA polymerase, whose amino-acid sequence is MFYKVKVRDHIRVPPHMFNLSKKKAVLDNIRSSYENYISKDFGFAVAVVDVGTIKEGVIVPGDGAGYYESEFELLTFKPEVNELVYGKIRDITDFGAFMDIGGVEGMVHISQSMDDFVSFSKEKVLQGKKSGRSIKVGDRCRARIIAVSYKDLHNPKIGLTMRQEGLGRVEWLDETPVVAKEAAPKKKEKE